One part of the Pseudopipra pipra isolate bDixPip1 chromosome 3, bDixPip1.hap1, whole genome shotgun sequence genome encodes these proteins:
- the LOC135410699 gene encoding uncharacterized protein LOC135410699, producing the protein MFFTLRNKPEWQRECGVNVAPQDPLVLALEKDKKNLKPKGRCCDACSIGQQCLKLKRRDSEEESRISLWEYQPYAPGYGIPRPKRREGEGDTSLLGDISLELGRSRTGASPQKSKDSWEESSPSKSESPQGESSSQGLSSPQGSESYREESYREEEVDKGKSSLMRPEGHGEESSPPKPKDDRNRDTSTPRKEDSVYRVETSTPRDASHENESSPPRLRGNEKEGDSPKGGCSGIIIQGEKEDNTQRLNIVIQIDDKRDTRGTEEGEESSPGQAERRQRLLQTQREKRLDCVNHARGLAEDDWAGTGSEDEEPKRGKRKEKRKNRTDTRTQEEDDPGEGTSHPHYTRSIARKEAKERIERSYTVAPLRQIMPIAGDRGRVKVPFTASDLNSWREEARNFRKNPEGVAKRFELIAKNLDIDWSDIEVMLSELTETEKELVLKTGRDSAAVLPEELEVVFPSKNPEWDPNNPNHYELLVQYRKLIALGLRKAIPKAINWAALYDVRQGKDESPSEFLDRLRTAMRQYTPLDPASEEGRQQLLGLVMGQCTSDIRKKLQKLKHPANKDLETLMNEAWEVYNNREKEEKKREDKRVARIVAVAVAAQNTKFQDTSARGRGRGYPMRGRGGFRPQPIRVNEEQLIAALSLTISCIEPKPESRNIERIMSEAYPLVWATDVPGKSKQATPIAIELIPGARPVVRKQYPLRLEDRKGVEPIIEKFLELGLLVECESDYNTPILPVKKSNGTYRLVQDLRAVNAITKTLHPVVANPYTLLTKLKDNLIWFTVLDLKDAFFCLPLAPESQKIFAFEWESVSKGRKTQLTWTVLPQGYKNSPTIFGNQLAKELEQWERPQGDGTLLQYVDDLLIATESEEECVKWTISLLNFLGLSGYRVSQQKAQLVQEKVVYLGYEISRGQRSLGTARKEAICQMPRPETVRDLRAFLGMTGWCRLWIYQYGVLAKPLYDLLKEAKSILVWTPEAEGAFKRLKQELMRAPALGLPDVTKSFWLFSHERQGMALGVLAQQLGPHKRAVAYFSKQLDEVSKGWPSCLKAVAAVIINIEEARKLTMGQKMTVLVSHTVSAVLEQKGGHWLSPSRFLKYQAILAESDDVTIQVTNIVNPASFLEGKMSAEPIEHDCLETIEAVYSSRPDLKEEPFEDADNWFSDGSSFVKQGVRMAGYAVTTTEEVIESNPLPAGTSAQKAELIALTRALELAEGIRINIWTDSKYAFSVVHAHGAIWKERGLLTAQGKTVKHAEEILRLLEAVQLPAQVAIMHCKGHLKGNTVPEIGNRKADAEAKLAAARTKEVVITALIPEELNTDFQPDYQDSDHRWIQKNKGKLLDNGWGQLETGQLIIPEKLMWQFVKTEHEKTHWSLDPLYQYLQTRIAGPKLFTTVKQVTTQCERCLKNNPNTGTKIHQGAINRGKPLQEKWEGPFQVLLTTFTAVRIKERPTWIHYSRVKKAPEDKQENSTS; encoded by the exons ATGTTTTTCACGCTCAGGAATAagcctgagtggcagagagaATGCGGAGTAAATGTTGCACCGCAGGACCCCTTGGTTTTAGCTTTggaaaaggataagaaaaatttgaaaccaAAGGGACGTTGTTGTGATGCTTGTAGTATCGGACAACAGtgtcttaaattaaaaagaagggacAGTGAAGAAGAAAGTAGAATAAGTTTATGGGAGTACCAACCATATGCTCCAGGATACGGGATACCACGACCAAAGCGGAGAGAAGGTGAAGGAGACACTAGCCTATTAGGGGATATTTCGCTAGAGCTAGGAAGATCCAGGACCGGAGCTAGTCCTCAAAAATCAAAAGACAGTTGGGAAGAAAGTAGCCCATCAAAATCGGAGAGCCCCCAAGGAGAAAGCAGCTCGCAGGGACTGAGTAGTCCACAAGGGTCAGAAAGTTACAGAGAAGAAAGTTACAGAGAGGAAGAGGTCGATAAGGGAAAAAGTAGCCTGATGAGACCGGAGGGTCACGGGGAAGAGAGTAGTCCGCCTAAACCAAAAGACGACAGGAATAGAGATACCAGTACACCGAGAAAAGAAGACAGTGTCTACAGAGTGGAAACTAGTACACCAAGAGATGCTAGTCATGAGAATGAAAGTAGCCCACCAAGACTAAGAGGTAACGAAAAAGAGGGCGATTCCCCCAAGGGAGGATGTAGTGGTATTATTattcaaggggaaaaggaagacaacACCCAAAGGTTAAACATAGTGATTCAAATAGATGATAAGAGAGATACCAGAGGGAcagaagaaggggaagagagCAGCCCCGGGCAGGCTGAGCGCCGACAGCGTCTCCTCCAAACCCAGAGAGAGAAGCGACTGGACTGTGTGAATCATGCTAGAGGGTTGGCAGAAGATGACTGGGCAGGAACGGGAAGTGAGGACGAAGAACCGAAacgagggaaaagaaaagaaaagagaaagaatagaaCAGACACTAGAACCCAAGAAGAAGACGACCCTGGAGAAGGAACTAGCCACCCACACTACACCAGGTCTATAGCTcgaaaggaagcaaaagaaagaatcGAGAGAAGTTATACAGTAGCTCCCCTTCGACAGATAATGCCCATTGCAGGAGACCGGGGGCGGGTAAAGGTACCATTCACAGCAAGTGATTTGAATAGTTGGAGAGAAGAAGCCCGGAATTTTAGGAAGAACCCAGAGGGGGTGGCTAAGAGGTTCGAGTTGATTGCAAAGAACCTAGATATCGACTGGAGTGATATAGAAGTAATGCTGTCAGAATTAACAGAAACGGAAAAAGAGCTGGTATTGAAAACAGGAAGAGATAGTGCCGCCGTATTGCCCGAAGAATTGGAAGTTGTATTCCCAAGTAAAAATCCAGAGTGGGATCCAAATAACCCCAATCATTATGAGCTGCTGGTGCAATATAGGAAGCTAATAGCATTAGGTCTGCGGAAAGCAATACCTAAAGCCATTAACTGGGCAGCTTTGTATGATGTTAGACAGGGAAAGGATGAAAGTCCCTCAGAATTTCTAGATAGACTTAGGACTGCCATGAGACAATACACACCCTTAGACCCAGCATCGGAAGAAGGGAGACAACAACTGCTAGGGCTAGTAATGGGGCAGTGCACttcagatattagaaagaaactaCAAAAACTTAAACATCCAGCAAATAAAGATCTAGAGACATTGATGAATGAGGCCTGGGAAGTAtacaacaacagagaaaaagaagagaaaaagagggaagataaAAGAGTTGCTCGGATCGTAGCAGTAGCAGTGGCAgcccaaaatacaaaattccaAGACACAAGTGCCAGGGGTAGAGGTCGTGGTTACCCTatgagagggagaggaggattTAGACCCCAACCCATCAGG GTAAATGAAGAACAACTGATTGCAGCTTTAAGTCTGACAATCAGTTGCATAGAACCAAAACCTGAGAGTCGTAATATCGAGCGAATTATGAGCGAGGCATACCCATTGGTATGGGCCACTGATGTACCTGGGAAATCCAAACAAGCAACACCTATTGCTATTGAACTTATACCTGGAGCAAGACCAGTAGTAAGAAAGCAGTATCCCCTGAGATTAGAAGACAGGAAAGGGGTCGAACCCATAATTGAGAAATTCCTGGAATTAGGACTATTAGTGGAATGTGAATCAGATTATAACACACCGATCCTGCCAGTGAAGAAATCAAATGGAACTTATAGACTGGTTCAAGATTTGAGAGCTGTGAATGCAATAACTAAAACTCTACACCCAGTGGTGGCAAACCCTTATACCCTCTTGACTAAGCTAAAGGACAatttaatttggttcacagtgtTAGATCTAAAAGATGCATTCTTTTGCCTTCCCTTAGCCCCAGAAAGCCAaaagatttttgcctttgaatgggaatCTGTGAGTAAAGGGAGGAAGACCCAATTAacctggacagtgttacctcaaGGCTACAAAAACAGTCCGACAATCTTTGGGAATCAATTAGccaaagaattggaacaatgggaAAGGCCACAGGGGGATGGTACTCTTCTGCAATACGTGGATGATCTGTTGATTGCAACTGAGTCAGAAGAAGAGTGTGTTAAATGGACTatttctttgttgaatttcttgGGACTAAGTGgatatcgagtctctcaacagaaagcgcaATTGGTGCAAGAAAAGGTAGTATACCTGGGATATGAGATCTCCAGAGGACAACGATCCCTAGGAACAGCGAGGAAAGAAGCCATTTGCCAGATGCCCAGACCAGAAACGGTGAGAGATCTACGAGCCTTTctgggaatgacaggttggtgtcgCTTATGGATCTACCAATATGGGGTACTCGCCAAGCCATTGTatgatttattaaaagaagCTAAGAGTATCCTAGTTTGGACTCCcgaagcagagggagcttttaagagactgaaacaagaaCTCATGAGAGCCCCGGCTTTGGGCCTCCCTGATGTAACAAAATCATTCTGGCTGTTCTCTCATGAACGGCAAGGGATGGCTTTAGGAGTCTTGGCGCAACAGTTGGGACCACACAAAAGAGCTGTGGCctatttctccaaacagctggatgaagtaagcaaaggatggcccagCTGTTTGAAAGCGGTGGCCGCAGTAATCATAAACATAGAAGAGGCCAGAAAACTCACGATGGGCCAGAAAATGACTGTATTAGTGTCCCACACTGTGTCTGCTGTACTAGAACAAAAGGGTGGCCATTGGTTGTCACCTTCCAGATTTCTAAAGTACCAAGCAATCCTAGCTGAATCAGATGACGTAACTATTCAAGTAACTAACATTGTGAATCCAGCCTCATTTCTAGAAGGAAAAATGTCAGCAGAACCAATAGAGCATGACTGCCTAGAAACCATCGAAGCAGTCTACTCCAGCCGCCCGGATCTCAAAGAAGAGCCATTTGAAGATGCAGACAACTGGTTCTCGGACGGCAGCAGCTTCGTGAAGCAAGGAGTAAGAATGGCAGGCTATGCAGTAACCACAACGGAAGAGGTAATCgaatcaaatcctttacctgcagggacctcagcccaaaaggcagaattaaTAGCTCTTACCCGAGCCCTGGAATTGGCAGAAGGCATACGAATTAACATCTGGACGGACTCTAAGTATGCCTTCTCCGTCGTacatgctcatggagcaatttggaaagaaaggggacTGCTAACCGCCCAAGGGAAAACAGTCAAACAcgcagaagaaattctacgATTGTTAGAagcagtccaactcccagcacaagtggccataatgcattgcaaaggacacctaaaaggtaacactgttccagagataggaaataggaaagctgatgcagaagctaaattagctgctgcaagaaccaAGGAAGTGGTTATAACAGCTCTAATACCAGAAGAGCTAAATACCGACTTCCAACCAGATTACCAGGACTCAGATCACAGGTGGATTCAAAAGAACAAGGGCAAATTATTAGACAATGGATGGGGTcaattagaaacaggacaatTAATAATACCAGAGAAGTTAATGTGgcaatttgtgaaaacagaacatgagaaaacacattggAGTTTAGACCCGCTTTACCAGTATTTGCAAACTAGAATAGCAGGGCCAAAATTATTTACTACTGTAAAACAAGTAACAACCCAATGCGAACGATGCCTGAAGAATAACCCAAATACAGGAACCAAGATACATCAGGGAGCAATAAATCGAG GAAAACCCCTACAAGAAAAgtgggagggacctttccaagtgctgctgaccaCCTTCACCGCGGTTAGGATCAAGGAGCGACCTACATGGATTcactactctcgagtcaagaaAGCTCCAGAAGATAAGCAAGAAAACTCCACATCATGA